The Gossypium hirsutum isolate 1008001.06 chromosome A03, Gossypium_hirsutum_v2.1, whole genome shotgun sequence genome contains the following window.
GTGATGCTccaaaagaagagagaaagaaaaagtatatATCACCGAAGCTTTTGCTAAGGACCTAGAAAACAGTGTGGATAACAATGGATCTCATGTGGTTATGGCCTTTGTTTGAGAGCTAATTCCTTGAAACCTAAGTGCAAAACCCATATTGGCTTAGAGAATGTTGCAAGTTCAAAACGGATTCGATATGACAATTAATTGCATAGAGTAAAATGGAGGTTGATAGTACAATTTAACTGCTTTTGGTTGTGATCAAACAGATTCTAGTGTTCAGCTTCTCCCAGTCCTATGGAACTACATCAACTTCTCGCCTGTGAACTTTTCCTTGGTTCACTATTACCTACAAGAAGTTTTGtacaaataaaatattcataatgagTTTTGTTTAATGTTGAAGTATGGATAAAATAGACTTCTGTTCTGATAAATGCATAAGGAAAGTTCAatgaatttagataaacaaaaGAGATTAACTAATATTTATTTGAGTATAAAATGGTTACTGTGGTGTTTATGATGTAAATATTTGAGTATTCATTTTGCTTTCAATCCAATCTTAATGGAGATTGTTGTAGTAAGATTGATTGGAATTTGTAGTTTGGTGTTTTCAGAGAACTATATTTATCTTTATTTGAGTCGGAATCTAATTCAGTTATGTGAATACAAAAGAATGTTGATCATGGAAAGGTGCTGCTGCTTAGTTCTGCTGAGTCACTTCAGTTTCTCCAGTGCATGATATCCTTTATAGCTTCTTCATTGAGATTTCTTTTGTACTTGACCACCCCTTTGAATTCAAAAAAGTACCTAGAGACGTTTCAATCATTCATATCTTTAACCTTATTGATGCTGACTTTATCTTTCATTTGATTTAGTCacttttgttttagttttgtcAAGTTTCTAATTGTTAAAAAGTACTTATCTAAGCATTTATGTGCTAGTGTTGGTAGTTTAAGAGAAGTTCTATTTCTGTATTTGGTATCACTTTAGTTTGATGGCTTCTGAACTAAATACCTAGTTTAATCTAGGTTTTGGTAGACATGATTCGAGTACCAGATTGGGCATTTGAGGCTGCTGGTCAAGAGATGAGAGGCATGGGCCAAGATACTGCACCATATCATCCTGGACTTTATTTGACTCCTGCTCAGGTTGGTGCTTAGTTATTATGAGCCACATTAATAATTtccgttatttatttatttatttttttaaatacctaGAACGAGTCTTGTAGAACAATTAGGGAGAAGAaatagaatttataaatttagagAGGAACTTTGAAATTAACAAGAACAATCAGGGGAGAACAGATTATATGAGAGGAACATGATTAAGGGAGAAAACCTAATGGTATAGATGGAAAATTCtcaataattaaatattcaaTGCTTAAAAGCCAGTTGAAACTAAAATAGCATTGGTTTATAGCTAGATGCAATTCCTGATTAAAAAGCGCAAAATGACCGAATCCCTAAAAACCcagtttttgaaaataaaagtaaaatgctAATTAGTTTGAAATATCCTGAATATATGTAAAAGTTAtagtaaacattaaaaatataaagtaaaGCCCTAGATAATTTGGTCCTCCATTAAAGGCGAGGCTGAAGCCCCTCTCGTAGATTTTCAATCATGATCTCtcaatatttatttatcttttatggTTTTTGCTCAGAGAGAAGCAGTGGAAGCACTCATTCAAGAGCTTCCAAAATTCAGATTGAAGGCTGTTCCAACTGATTGCAGTGAATGTCCAATCTGCTTGGAAGAGTTCCATGTAGGGAATGAGGTAAAAGCTTTTAGGTCAATTCAAGCACTTCTCTAAGGTCTTCCATTTATACTCTACAAATGTTCCTGGTTAAGCTTAGATAGGGCTACTATTCTCCATCAATTATAAGTGAGTTGGATTTGTGGCCTGTGAATTGGCTCTTTAAAGGTAATTACATCGATATGAAATCTGTTATGTATGTTGGATCTATTATGAAGTTTATACTCGTAGTCCCCAGTTTGCAGATTCCTGGCTCAGATATATTATTTTCAGAGTCACTGCAACTCACACTGATCATATGGAAAATAAAATACCTAATAAATATTACTCTATGATGACTGAAAGCTGAAGGTGCTTGCACAGAGTGCTATTTTATAGTATGAAAACATAGTAAATGATATTTGGTTTAGCTTTAGCTTGAGTATCTAACAAGGAGTGGTGCAGGTTCGTGGATTGCCTTGTGCTCACAATTTTCATGTAGAGTGCATTGACCAGTGGCTTAGACTGAATGTGAAGTGTCCTCGATGCCGATGTTCCGTGTTCCCAAATCTTGATTTAAGTGCCTTATCCAATCTCCGAAGTGCTGATTCGGAACGGTCATCTGCCAGCATAGTCACATCAACCCAATACGTGAGAACTCAGCCTCTCAGCCAGAGCTATTTATTGAGATTGCAAGGTCTACTCCGCCCAGTCCGAACAGGCAATGCTGGGGCACCAAATGATGCAGATGTTGCTTTAGACACTGCTGAGAATGGAGCCTTTAATGTGGCAACTCAGAATTCTACAGGCAGAGAAACTGTAGGACATGCGCTTGGTGGTCTCTCCACTCCACCACACCACTGAATCTTTCTTGAACTTTCCCTCacaatttttgctacatttttcTAACCTTTAGCCGAAAGAGCTAGACGATAATGTTTTGCCCATGGCCATTGCTAAACGCCTGTTCTTTGTTGCTCATTGTAACAAACGGTTTATAAGTTGAGCTGCCAGTATATCGAGTCCACTGAATTACAGATTATATTGGAACAAAATGTGTTCCACGTTTATACTTACGTCTGAGGATGTGGGCTGTGGTGAATTTTTTACACGTactgatttttttatgtttatacctGAACTTATCTGCCATTTATGTGATTTGAAGTTTTAGCCCCAAACCTGCCTTGACACTAAGGGTGAGTGTTTgatcaaattgaatgaaaaaattttgagttaatcgagttgataaattttattttatcattttaacttgatttaaaattttctcgagtcgagtgagatagaATCggatcgaatatatttgttcgagttaaattaaagaaataatattggGTCATTGTAATAATTGTCATCCAACGTAATCAAATTTGTACATtgtaattaaatttgttattaacttttattctctcataatttattcattaattttttatatacgggttaatttttttacctatttagttgcttcaattatcttttgattcttatcattatgtattttaaaattaaaaaatatattgaatgtaaacaatgtgattttttttttataaatgctaTCTTATAGATAAAATGTAAAGTTCAtacaaacataaaattttatacgaatattttataacaaaatctaatttataaagatttaatataattaaataatacaataatataaatagtacaaaatgtgaaatttaattcaataatataaatagtagatataaataaaattgttactatttaggtttagagatatttttttggatgattttaatttttgatttgggATAAAAGgtaagaagtaaaagtttaggggaaaaataaaaagttttggagggTTAGGGAGTAAAATTTAGGGGgggatattaaaaaaaattggggggaGGGGAAATGAGTTTGGGGTAGAGGTGAGCATGGGCCAGACCGTGTCCGGTTTGGGCCAAGCCCGAACAAAAATTTAGGCCTATTTGCTAAGCCTCAGCCCGGCCCAAAAAATAggtctaaaattttgcccaagcccgacctagataaaaatactaaaacccagGCTCGACTCGGCCctcccatattaatttttatattatttttatataaatttaaaaaatatataatacatcaaaaatactaaaaacatcaaaataaatatttctcaacaaattaaaaataaatttaaaaaaatatttatacttaaataacactaagatagatgcaacttaacaaacaaatgtctctaaaataataacaaaattaaaaaatgtctttaaaataataacaaaattaacaataaaataagttttatacaatatccaaacaataacaataaaatagtaaaatggtagaaaaatagggagaaaataacaagaaaataatataaaaaaatcaattttttttatcctttaatgaatttgggcccaggccaaaaatgccttacccgaggctcaactcgttttttaaacgggccttatttttttcaaacccatttttcgggcctatatttttgttcaaatccTCCCACATTTCAggcgggccttcgggccaggccgtgtggcccGACTCATGCTCACCTCTAGTTTGGGGTAGAAAGGGATggaaggggagtaaaagttttgggggaaaaatAGAAAGCTTTGGGGGTTAAGGGGGTAAAATTTGGGGGAAAAGTAAATGGGGAAGTAAAATTTGGGGGGAGGGGGGAATATTCAAAAAACAAATTGGAGAGGGGTGGGATGGTaggagagtaaaagttttgaagggaaagtgggagggagtagaAGTTTTGGGGGAAAGTAGAGAGATttaggagtttggggtaaaaatataaaatattatagtttggtattcagtttttttaaattattcgaattcaaaaaccaaactcaattcaaactcgaaattcagaaaaaaaattcgagttgactcgaattattcaattaattcaaATAAGTCGATTAATctaactcgaaattcaatttatttttcaattttttgagttGAATCGAGTTTTGTTCACTCTTATTGTTTACTTAATCCTCACCTGTTtcgaaattttataaaatttaatcaattattagttttacataatattttatataatattaaattttataaaattaatattataaaattaaaattttgtaattaaaatagatGAATAATGTATAAAACTAAAATATACCGCAATGGAAGGGTATATCAGTGTGTTTGCATTGAATTTtctaaattatttgatttttatgagatcattaaaaaaaattgaatttgtaattttatttaatataataatatttttataaatattttaaattatttattatataaaatgatattttttaattgtttttttatagttaattaatttCTTTATAACAATGCCAagtattattttcacaaataataacaCTATACTTGGAAAAGAGTTTTTAGAATATCTACTTTGAAATTAGTTtgaccttaaaaattattttgcacGGTCAAATACCTGTTCGACACGAATTTAGATTGTGTTATCTCCATCTCTCacctttaatattgtataaaaaaagtatgagtattttttgaaaataaatatatatttttatttactgtGGTGTAGCGAAGGAAAGGCTCCAGTTATCTCAAAGTATTGTTATTAAAATTGGAAGTATTTCATTGCATTGTTGAGTTCCATCCTATTAGGCTTGAAAATACTAAGAGGGAtgaattggtattttaaaaaTCTCTACGCTTTTCTAATTgataagaaaatgaaagaaaaacttgTACAGTTCGATTTATAGTAGTTTGTCTCAATTGCCTATTCCCTTATCTTAGCTTTCTACCACCATGTATTTTCCAATTCACTATTAGAATTTAGAATTGATGCATTTCAAGGAGAAGGTATAATTTTTACAACACTATTCTTTTCTTAAGGCTTAGATAAAACCTTCCCCTAGCTTTTATGGCTAAACTAGAACCCTTCTTAATTTTTGTAGCTCAACTAAAACTCTCAATTTATGATTGGTGATATGAAAGAAAGCAAACTaagaatgaaaataataagaaatggaaatgagagcGATACAAGATCTAATAATAAGTTCCTAGAGATGTAcaagagaaaatgaaagaatgaataaTTTGAAGCTTTTCTCTTGACTTTAATGCTTGGATGTCTCTCTCTTTGGTTTTTAAGTGTTCTTGAAGTGTATTTATACAAGGAACAAGTTTGCAAACATTTATGGTTGTTGGGGTTTGGAAGCATTAATTTCGAGCTGAAAAAGTGACTCTGCAGTCTAGGTCTCGAGGCTTGGTAAGATGTCTTGAGACATTGTTGAAAAATAGTTGTTATATAGCCGTTGGCAGACTATATCTCAAGACAAACAGACACATGTCTTGAGACATTGGGCCATTGTCTCTAGACATGCAGTCCTGAAGTAGATTTTTACATATGAACTTTCATGCCTCAAAACATATGGTTCTATGTCTCAAGACTTGACTATCAAAGtgacttaaaaatattttaaatatcttaAAGTACTTTGGTATTGGCTCCAAAACATTTGGATAAAATACCAACAAGTGTTGAGTACAATGGTAAGCCACATTACACTCTTAAAGGGAGAATGAGTTTAAACCTTGGAAACGGCATTGTTAGGAAGAGAAACTAGATACCTCGAACATGGACTGTAAAACGAacataaaaagtacaaaaaaatatttggataaaataagacacatttaaaacatgtttttaagtatattataaatatttaaaaatatttgataaaatttttaaccatatttttaccaaaagacttaaaaaatatataatatatataatttatcttaaatattattatataaaaaaacttagcCACATAAAAATTAACTAATCCAAATGAATATGTATTGAGATTGAGATGAAAATTTGGCACTAAACACGCCGCACTGGGAGCCATCGTCAAATCAAAGGAGACTTTCATTGAGCGATTCAATCCTTTTGACATTATGAAAATCACGTATTTACAAAATACgtatttagaataaaaaaaattaggaatcaactttttgagaaatttaatcaCACATATTTTGTAGAAACCACGTATTTATGTAAAATCACGTATGTATATATGTAGGGATCAAGTTTTtgagaaatttataaaatacatgGTTTCTACATATATATTTTGTAACTACGTGACATCTTAATTTAATTGTTATACTTTTGAGATAGTGTCATGAGTCAAttaaaaatcaacttaattaGGAAATAACTAAAAGCcaattatatttacaaaataaaaaaataatatgagggTCTTTttgttcatatattttttataaaataatattataataagatTTGAACTTAGTgcattatttttagaattttaacttaaccatttcaattaaaattcatttgattttattataaaatttctataaatatattttttacataatttttttcactatttaattaGATCACTAGATATTAATTAATAGAGTTTGTCAAAAATAAATCAAGTGTTAATATTTGGTACATTGTCAGTGTAAATTTTTAACTCCACAAGTAGAGTTAAAAATTGTCAAGTGTCccgtttattttatttagttatttattttaatattttactataccctaTAAGACGATTTTCATCCAAAGTCctttatattaaaaaatgtagTTATAAAATTCTTTCAACAAATTATTATTGGTGGAGTGGTAAAAGATTTTCACATGAATTTGTTAGTCATGTGTTCCTGAGTTGGTATCAAGTTGACTCGTAACACCAACTTAGTTAGCCATTTTATGTATAGTATAGATAAAGGATTCGAATGATCATGATCCTTATCCTTATCCCTTTTTGTCACAcccaaaaatcgggttagaaGAATCGAATTTGTGAAAACTGAAAGTGGTGATGCCCCAATTTATAAGGTTATCTTTGAGTGTTTATAAATCGATGGTTTGAAACAGATGCCGAAATTAggtcataaataattaattaaagtattaaaataatataattagatattattatattatattaattaatctaaaatgaaAATTGGTTACGAggtttaatttaaaaatagtttgttttaattgaattaggaCCTACTTAGAAAatgggtaaaatgaattaaaatattaataatgagtcttgactatgagtattaattattgtatataaaataaaataggaatgtgttaaaaattttaaagttaaataagttaataagaaaaaaaattgagtaaatgtGTATGCTAATAAAGAATAAGTAAGTTGagctcaaaataaatatatacaattaagtgactaaaataagcAAAAAATAAGATATAGATTGAATGGTTAAGTGTTAGTTTCCCTTCCTAAAGAGCCTAGGTTCTCAAGCTTCCTCCctactatttcttttcttttaatttccaaCAAGCTAGGATAAAAGCCACactaaaacaaatattatttgaagtaaaaatttgaaaaagaaatatgtttaGGCCTAATGATTAGCACGTTAGAACCCTTCTTGgaggtcttaggttcaagtccttccttttttttttcataatttcaccaaaAACGCCCCCAAACATAACAATATGATtgaacataaaatatataaaaaaaatgggtaTTAGTTTCCCCTTAAGAACTTTAGTTTAAGCCTCTCTtcccttttaattttaatttcaaatttcggCAAAATCTTGAGAAAATTACAAGTGATGACCCTAGGGTTTGTAAACCCTAATAATTGATCAAATTCATTCCTAATTAGAATTCATATCTTACCCTTAGAATTCTATCATCTTTTTATCTTCATTTCCTAATTAGAATTTCGATTTGCCCATTTTCAAATCCTAATAAAGTTTGCcctttatccttttatttattctCTTTACACCATATTTTCATCTTGCTATTGATTACTTTGCTTTCCTAGATTAAAACATCCTCTATTCAATTGATCTTTCTATTATATTTGTGATTGACGTCAATAGCATCTCTATTCTTGCCAAGAATCGGCAAGTACATTTGGTTCTGAGGTTTAGATCTCGAATTTTCATTATATTACTATCTAAAGCTAATCTTACATTCAATTAATGAATCTTTTACAAATCTTGCCGAAATTCCCAGTAATCTTGATAAatattgaaaactgttattaatTCTAGCGTAAATGTCATTTGAAGGACTTGATTTAGGTACCTCGGACAAGATCTATGCATGAGGAACGTCGTTCAAGATCCCAGAGACAAgtatgtgttcttttacaagtgaatcGAGAAAAAATCGTGCCTAGGATAGGGCCACACGGTctaccacacgggcatgtgggccactCGTGTGGACCACATGGCCCCTCACACGGCCATGCCCCCTAAAACCTTAGGTTTTTCAattctcacacggcctaggaccctccacacggcctgccacatggccatgtctcccCTGTAGGTTGGTTTTGCGAATACCACACGGTCATAGTCTGTCACACGGTctagtcacacggccatgtgtcccctatttcTCAGTTTTTACAGATTTGCCCGGAAATTTTAGGATTTGATCAGTTTAGTCTTTGAGTGATTTCTGAACTATTTTTAGtgctataatttatttaatagagCCACTGATAATATGAATTATGTTAGAATCCATGATTTGATAAATTGATTTAGTATGAAAtctatatatatttgcatgaattgtgaacaatacatatgtttattattttggagtTTGTGATTGTACGTATAGCTTGCCTTATGTTACTGTTAAACCAACATTTAATAAGCATGACTTTTTCTACTGAGTTGatatattataaacatattaTTTGCTATTGTATTGAACTATCATAAGTATATTGATTGCTATTGTATTGTTTTGTTAAAAGCATAATTGAATGCTACCATATTGATCTGTTTGAGCTTGCCATAATGCattgatagcactagaaagaacataggtttcctccttacttattggttaaattgttcccatttagctatccttatcatatattttagcatttttagtttagtgaattgcattttataactcagtgaatcctagcctattttatccttaattttgctatctttttgcattaatTTCACTGCATGAGTTAATTCTAGATTGCATCTAGAATTGTCACCGCACCTGACAGTTGTCTGGATAAGAACTAAAAATGTGTGAGCTGTCTAGTCcggtataaccaacctgtacgtaCAAGGACAGAATAATTTTAAGGAAAGGACACTTGTACTgttggaggaggacataaaaggttgaCGTGAGAAGTAAAATAGAGGAGAGCTTTTTCTTgaccatcatcttcttcatcctaccttgaagcttgCAACTATGGCCATTTAAGCCTCTCAcgggtgagccaacgtgaaaatTGATGCAGATTAGCTTCTGACGAGGAGACCTAAGTGCAAGACAaaagggaatagagagattcaatcgagttgtctaggaataatgttctccactcgattctttcttatttctttctaaatgctagTGATTACTCTCTGTTTTCAgtttgtatggaagtacacatgaattcttggttaaatgttatcttattcaatcttgcttttaatgtttaatcttggggtttgaatgtttctTAACACAGAAGAGTTATTGTAGccactgacactggaaagtacAGTGACAatttgagccaacaagcattacaacgaaagttgagtgaggattagaggaatttaatccacttgttcttaacagtgccatattgccatcatcggaaggtggggttaatgtgcatgttatgtcttagattaaatagaggagtgatgcttggtaagatatacattgaaatttattgcttcgacaatcacctatccttacACCTTCTGAGCACCTAGTATTTttctgaagattcatgttggggatcctagtttatcattattgtattttattttattgttttcaagttgttGCTAtgacaactatcctcacaatttatctcatttctatctagttattgcatcgacattaatagacaaaagacaaccatccctgtgggatcgatatccgacagactcacatctgtctactatacttgcatcgatagtGTATGCTTAcacattattgttgtgacgttaaacagccggtcatgcattgcatggggtgggacaaTATGTACAGAGGAAAAAGTTACAGTTTATTTGCAAATATATTTTCTGTGCACCCATAGCCCAATGGAAATATTTATCCTTTAATTGCAAACATGATGTACATCCATAACCCATTGACAACTTTTACCTACAAATATGTTGTGCATCTACAACCCAGTGACAGATTTTATCTGCAATATTTTGCTATGCACCTACAGCCCAGTGATGGGTTTCATCTACGAATGTTTGATGTGTATCCACAACCTAGTGGCAAGTTTTATCTGCAAAACCAGTGGTGGTTAAACTACAACCTGATGTGTAGGTGGTTGGAATTCAGGGGAACTCCAATTATAGTGTGTAGCGGTGGGGTAGGATCTTTTCTGTTAAACCGAAACTATATGACATTCATAAAGTATGTGCATACAAACTGGATTTTTCTGAGATGACATAAAGATAAATGTATGCATTGATTAAAATGGTCTGAAATATCAGTATTCTAAAATTGCTATTGTGTATTGTTCTATGTATTGTGTTTCTATATACTTAAGCGTTTGCACTGGTTTacttgtgatggaactcacattgagcttcatagctcactcccttTATTTTCCATCTTTTCAGATAACCTACCAGGTTAGGATGCAGGCACCACATTCGGAGGGTCTCGGCTcggtttatttataaaaaaaatttggccttattatttgatttattctactATTCAAagattgtattattttattttgtactgTGGCATGGGACTTAGAGATTGAGTTTTGTTTTTATAttgcatgacatttaatttagattttaggTTGCCTAAATATGATTGCTAAGTAGCTATGCAAGAACCTCGATTTTTGTTAAAAACATAAACGAATATCATTTTTCCACTTCTaggttattaatttattttgacaaataaataaaatagaaattaaaaagctTTGGAAATTGTAACACTCCATACCCAGTCCAGATGCCAAACCCGAGCTATAGGATGCTAATACAATAAATCAGAACATTCATAAGCAGTCTAGTCATTATCATTCAATAGatcaatatattcaaattaagttcATATTAAAAATGCATTAAAGTTAAAACCAAGTCtcaaattaacttaaaaaatcaCTTAGACAATTTCAGAATTAAATAAGGACTAATCTTAATCATTTACAAAATAATaggtaaaatgttaaaataagggttacatggccatgtggtgccatcacacagccgtgtccccaGCCCATGCTAGAGATTTATGCTGCGTAAACCGaggatcacacgaccgtgtccctaggccgtgtaacagtcTGTGATCATGTAAGCTATCTTGCACCTAAATTAAACAGACCACCGGTCGTGCCATGCATCCATATGTCAcggctgtgacagccctaaattgaccctagtcggaaagtagtttcgggaccgctaaaccgagtcaccgaagtatttgaatataatatttattgtctaaaatatgtgaatatgaatgtgtgaaagttttaagctttgatttagtcgattgcatgtgaatttagttaataggacttatgtgtgacacttttgaaatgtgataggttaatctataaggatctattaatgcatgttagaaaatgcttgtacttgcatgtcaaattacccaaaattttaggtagtggccggccatgctatgggttaaaacatattataaacattttgtgttaatattttgtgttagaaataataaaataaaaggttagtaataaagtaatgaaaatttgggggtgatgaaaaaaaaagtaagagtttggttcttcttggctaaaaaaccaagtaaaagaaagaaagaaaggtttgaagaagttcggccatgcttgtaactaggttgaggtatgtttgatgttatttcatgaaattcatgcatatttttagttgttagtttgaattctacctagcccatggtttaaatttttgctatttgatgaagatgatactcggccatggatgttgtctttcttggttggtgtttgatgttgtggtgatgaggcatgaagatgattgagtttgagtgcttaataaaaaggattagatgtgagtgtgtgtgagaatttgaaaaggatgggtcttagcaacttcatgaggtgttcggccatggtgctaaaatgttgtatttgtgtttaaacttaaaattatttagttatatggtta
Protein-coding sequences here:
- the LOC107887187 gene encoding E3 ubiquitin-protein ligase SIS3 isoform X3 yields the protein MAIRGVDFKWYDGFFLSMLATNNGLAAGMGLDFGWQQRYARFCGRIVVLSILSMLLYPFLWAWTVIGTLWFTSARNCLPKEGQKYGFLIWLLFSYCGLLCIACMSVGKWMTRRQAHLLRAQQGIPISEYGVLVDMIRVPDWAFEAAGQEMRGMGQDTAPYHPGLYLTPAQREAVEALIQELPKFRLKAVPTDCSECPICLEEFHVGNEVRGLPCAHNFHVECIDQWLRLNVKCPRCRCSVFPNLDLSALSNLRSADSERSSASIVTSTQYVRTQPLSQSYLLRLQGLLRPVRTGNAGAPNDADVALDTAENGAFNVATQNSTGRETVGHALGGLSTPPHH
- the LOC107887187 gene encoding E3 ubiquitin-protein ligase SIS3 isoform X2; the encoded protein is MMGSSCLCWLQNHCCYQLEALSSLCIPVAYMDRDNGLAAGMGLDFGWQQRYARFCGRIVVLSILSMLLYPFLWAWTVIGTLWFTSARNCLPKEGQKYGFLIWLLFSYCGLLCIACMSVGKWMTRRQAHLLRAQQGIPISEYGVLVDMIRVPDWAFEAAGQEMRGMGQDTAPYHPGLYLTPAQREAVEALIQELPKFRLKAVPTDCSECPICLEEFHVGNEVRGLPCAHNFHVECIDQWLRLNVKCPRCRCSVFPNLDLSALSNLRSADSERSSASIVTSTQYVRTQPLSQSYLLRLQGLLRPVRTGNAGAPNDADVALDTAENGAFNVATQNSTGRETVGHALGGLSTPPHH
- the LOC107887187 gene encoding E3 ubiquitin-protein ligase SIS3 isoform X1, with the protein product MAIRGVDFKWYDGFFLSMLATSVIIVAINWKRYHHCAYPLHIWIVVDYTTVFIFRLLMFVDNGLAAGMGLDFGWQQRYARFCGRIVVLSILSMLLYPFLWAWTVIGTLWFTSARNCLPKEGQKYGFLIWLLFSYCGLLCIACMSVGKWMTRRQAHLLRAQQGIPISEYGVLVDMIRVPDWAFEAAGQEMRGMGQDTAPYHPGLYLTPAQREAVEALIQELPKFRLKAVPTDCSECPICLEEFHVGNEVRGLPCAHNFHVECIDQWLRLNVKCPRCRCSVFPNLDLSALSNLRSADSERSSASIVTSTQYVRTQPLSQSYLLRLQGLLRPVRTGNAGAPNDADVALDTAENGAFNVATQNSTGRETVGHALGGLSTPPHH
- the LOC107887187 gene encoding E3 ubiquitin-protein ligase SIS3 isoform X4; translated protein: MFVDNGLAAGMGLDFGWQQRYARFCGRIVVLSILSMLLYPFLWAWTVIGTLWFTSARNCLPKEGQKYGFLIWLLFSYCGLLCIACMSVGKWMTRRQAHLLRAQQGIPISEYGVLVDMIRVPDWAFEAAGQEMRGMGQDTAPYHPGLYLTPAQREAVEALIQELPKFRLKAVPTDCSECPICLEEFHVGNEVRGLPCAHNFHVECIDQWLRLNVKCPRCRCSVFPNLDLSALSNLRSADSERSSASIVTSTQYVRTQPLSQSYLLRLQGLLRPVRTGNAGAPNDADVALDTAENGAFNVATQNSTGRETVGHALGGLSTPPHH
- the LOC107887187 gene encoding E3 ubiquitin-protein ligase SIS3 isoform X5, which translates into the protein MDRDNGLAAGMGLDFGWQQRYARFCGRIVVLSILSMLLYPFLWAWTVIGTLWFTSARNCLPKEGQKYGFLIWLLFSYCGLLCIACMSVGKWMTRRQAHLLRAQQGIPISEYGVLVDMIRVPDWAFEAAGQEMRGMGQDTAPYHPGLYLTPAQREAVEALIQELPKFRLKAVPTDCSECPICLEEFHVGNEVRGLPCAHNFHVECIDQWLRLNVKCPRCRCSVFPNLDLSALSNLRSADSERSSASIVTSTQYVRTQPLSQSYLLRLQGLLRPVRTGNAGAPNDADVALDTAENGAFNVATQNSTGRETVGHALGGLSTPPHH